A region of Nocardioides sp. JS614 DNA encodes the following proteins:
- the arc gene encoding proteasome ATPase, producing the protein MSTSDGVPSTGGRSPEELASQVRLLEDEVSDLRRRLTESPGGSRGLELRLADAQRSLAGVTSQNERLAQTLREARDQIMKLKEEVDRLAQPPAGFGTFLARNDDDSIDVFTGGRKLRVNVSPSVDLDTLQRGQEVMLNEALNVVAALEFEEVGEVVMFKELLADGDRALVIANADEERVVRLAEPLRGDTIRAGDSLLLDSRAGYVYEKVPKSEVEELVLEEVPDIAYESIGGLAGQIEQIRDAVELPYLHPELFKEHQLKPPKGVLLYGPPGCGKTLIAKAVANSLAKKVAAKTGQEGKSYFLNIKGPELLNKYVGETERHIRLVFQRAREKASGGTPVIVFFDEMDSLFRTRGSGVSSDVENTIVPQLLSEIDGVEALENVLVIGASNREDMIDPAILRPGRLDVKIKIERPDAESARDIFSKYLTTTLPLHADDLSEFGGDRDACVGGMIRATVERMYTETEENRFLEVTYANGDKEVLYFKDFNSGAMIQNIVDRAKKMAIKDFLDHDQHGLRVSHLLQACVDEFKENEDLPNTTNPDDWARISGKKGERIVFIRTLITGKQGTEPGRSIDTVANTGQYL; encoded by the coding sequence ATGTCGACATCGGATGGCGTTCCCAGCACTGGCGGTCGCAGCCCCGAAGAGCTCGCGAGCCAGGTCCGGCTCCTGGAGGACGAGGTCTCCGACCTTCGCCGGCGGCTGACCGAGAGCCCCGGGGGTTCCCGCGGCCTCGAGCTGCGGCTCGCCGACGCGCAGCGCTCGCTGGCCGGCGTGACCTCTCAGAACGAGCGACTCGCGCAGACCCTGCGCGAGGCCCGCGACCAGATCATGAAGCTGAAGGAGGAGGTCGACCGGCTCGCCCAGCCGCCCGCCGGCTTCGGCACCTTCCTCGCCCGCAACGATGACGACTCGATCGACGTGTTCACCGGCGGCCGCAAGCTGCGCGTGAACGTCAGCCCGAGCGTGGACCTGGACACCCTCCAGCGCGGCCAGGAGGTCATGCTCAACGAGGCCCTCAACGTCGTCGCCGCCCTCGAGTTCGAGGAGGTCGGCGAGGTCGTCATGTTCAAGGAGCTGCTCGCCGACGGCGACCGTGCCCTGGTCATCGCCAACGCCGACGAGGAGCGCGTGGTCCGCCTCGCCGAGCCGCTGCGCGGCGACACCATCCGGGCCGGGGACTCCCTGCTGCTCGACTCCCGCGCGGGGTACGTCTACGAGAAGGTGCCGAAGTCCGAGGTCGAGGAGCTGGTCCTCGAGGAGGTCCCGGACATCGCCTACGAGTCCATCGGCGGACTGGCCGGCCAGATCGAGCAGATCCGCGACGCGGTGGAGCTGCCCTACCTGCACCCCGAGCTGTTCAAGGAGCACCAGCTCAAGCCGCCGAAGGGCGTCCTGCTCTACGGCCCTCCTGGCTGCGGGAAGACCCTGATCGCCAAGGCGGTCGCCAACTCGTTGGCCAAGAAGGTCGCGGCGAAGACCGGCCAGGAGGGGAAGTCGTACTTCCTCAACATCAAGGGTCCCGAGCTGCTCAACAAGTACGTCGGCGAGACCGAGCGTCACATCCGCCTGGTCTTCCAGCGGGCCCGCGAGAAGGCGAGCGGCGGCACGCCCGTCATCGTGTTCTTCGACGAGATGGACTCGCTGTTCCGCACTCGTGGCTCCGGGGTCTCCTCCGACGTGGAGAACACCATCGTCCCGCAGCTGCTCAGCGAGATCGACGGCGTCGAGGCGCTGGAGAACGTCCTGGTGATCGGTGCCTCCAACCGTGAGGACATGATCGACCCCGCGATCCTGCGCCCCGGCCGCCTGGACGTGAAGATCAAGATCGAGCGGCCCGACGCGGAGTCGGCCCGGGACATCTTCAGCAAGTACCTCACCACGACCCTGCCGCTGCACGCCGACGACCTCTCCGAGTTCGGTGGGGACCGGGACGCCTGCGTGGGCGGGATGATCCGCGCCACGGTCGAACGGATGTACACCGAGACCGAGGAGAACCGGTTCCTGGAGGTCACCTACGCCAATGGCGACAAGGAAGTCCTCTACTTCAAGGACTTCAACTCCGGCGCCATGATCCAGAACATCGTCGACCGGGCCAAGAAGATGGCGATCAAGGACTTCCTCGACCACGACCAGCACGGCCTACGGGTCTCCCACCTGCTCCAGGCGTGCGTGGACGAGTTCAAGGAGAACGAGGACCTCCCGAACACCACCAACCCCGACGACTGGGCCCGCATCTCCGGCAAGAAGGGCGAGCGGATCGTGTTCATCCGCACCCTGATCACCGGCAAGCAAGGCACCGAACCGGGCCGCTCGATCGATACCGTCGCCAACACCGGCCAATACCTCTGA
- a CDS encoding aminoacyl-tRNA deacylase: MTDGVRDGVTDGDGAARAATAAEALGLAHTVTRHGPVRSLEEAAEARGLEPHQIVKTMVVRVSADDHRFVLVPGDREIAWPKLRALLGVSRLSMPSADAAHDVTGYERGTITPLGARAALPVIADASITGTVSIGGGAHGVALTVDAADLVTALGATVADVTELR, translated from the coding sequence GTGACGGACGGCGTGAGGGACGGCGTGACGGACGGCGACGGCGCGGCGCGGGCGGCCACCGCAGCCGAGGCCCTCGGGCTGGCCCACACGGTGACCCGGCATGGCCCGGTCCGCTCGCTCGAGGAGGCGGCCGAGGCGCGGGGGCTCGAGCCGCACCAGATCGTCAAGACGATGGTCGTGCGGGTCAGCGCGGACGACCACCGGTTCGTGCTGGTCCCGGGGGACCGCGAGATCGCCTGGCCGAAGCTGCGCGCGCTGCTCGGCGTCAGCCGACTCTCGATGCCCAGCGCGGACGCGGCGCACGACGTGACCGGGTACGAGCGCGGGACCATCACCCCCCTGGGCGCGCGGGCGGCGCTGCCGGTGATCGCGGACGCCTCGATCACGGGCACCGTCAGCATCGGCGGCGGCGCCCACGGCGTGGCTCTGACGGTCGACGCGGCGGATCTGGTTACCGCCCTGGGGGCCACGGTCGCCGACGTCACCGAGCTCCGGTGA
- a CDS encoding class I SAM-dependent methyltransferase: MGFWTDHVVPRLADRTLSTPEVGRWRSAACAGLGGRVLEIGFGSGLNVPLYPAVVTQVDAVEPSEVAWEMSARRRAGSQVPVERTGEDAQRLAAADRQYDAVLSTFTLCTIPDVERALREVRRVLRPGGTFWFLEHGLAPDRGVERWQYRLEPLQRRLAGGCHLSRDIPALVAGAGLDVVEVTASYLPGPGVSRPWTHGFVGFARRPS; the protein is encoded by the coding sequence ATGGGCTTCTGGACCGATCACGTCGTACCCCGGCTCGCCGACCGGACCCTGTCCACTCCCGAGGTGGGGCGCTGGCGGTCGGCCGCGTGCGCCGGACTGGGCGGCCGGGTGCTCGAGATCGGGTTCGGCAGCGGCCTCAACGTCCCGCTCTACCCAGCGGTCGTGACCCAGGTCGACGCGGTGGAGCCCTCAGAGGTCGCGTGGGAGATGTCGGCCCGGCGGCGCGCCGGGTCGCAGGTCCCGGTGGAGCGGACCGGTGAGGACGCCCAGCGGCTGGCAGCCGCCGATCGGCAGTACGACGCCGTGTTGTCGACCTTCACGCTGTGCACGATCCCCGACGTGGAGCGGGCGCTGCGGGAGGTGCGCCGGGTGCTGCGGCCCGGGGGCACGTTCTGGTTCCTCGAGCACGGGCTCGCCCCCGACCGCGGCGTGGAGCGCTGGCAGTACCGGCTCGAGCCCCTGCAGCGCCGGCTGGCGGGCGGCTGCCACCTCAGCCGCGACATCCCCGCCCTGGTCGCCGGCGCCGGCCTCGATGTCGTCGAGGTGACCGCGTCGTACCTGCCGGGCCCCGGGGTCAGCCGGCCCTGGACCCACGGCTTCGTCGGCTTCGCGCGGCGGCCGTCGTGA
- the dop gene encoding depupylase/deamidase Dop, with protein sequence MSVRRVMGAEVEYGIAVQGQPLANPMVASSQVVNAYASATLKARRARWDFEEESPLRDARGFDMSRQVADPSQLTDEDMGLANVILTNGARLYVDHAHPEYSTPEVTTPLDVVRWDKAGEQVMLDAARRAGQLPGGPQIVLYKNNTDNKGASYGAHENYLMRRSTPFGDIVRHLTPFFVSRQVICGAGRVGIGQDGREHGFQISQRADFFEVEVGLETTLKRPIINTRDEPHADPEKYRRLHVILGDANLAEVSTYLKVGTTALVLAMIEDRFIGTDLTVEGAVSGLRAISHDPTLRTTVTLTDGRRLTGIQLQLEYLDLARKFVEDRYGADADAQTRDVLARWESVLERLERDPMSCARELDWVAKLKLLEQYRQRDGLAWDDAKLQLIDLQYADIRPEKGLYHRLVAGGRIDRLLEDAAVDAAMHDPPEDTRAYFRGRCLEKYSEHVAAASWDSVIFDLPGRESLQRVPTIDPLRGSKAHVGDLLDRSETAEELFTALTR encoded by the coding sequence ATGAGCGTGCGCCGGGTCATGGGGGCCGAGGTGGAGTACGGCATCGCCGTACAGGGACAGCCCCTCGCCAACCCGATGGTGGCCTCCTCGCAGGTCGTCAACGCCTACGCGTCGGCCACCCTCAAGGCGCGCCGGGCCCGGTGGGACTTCGAGGAGGAGTCGCCGCTGCGCGACGCCCGGGGCTTCGACATGTCCCGCCAGGTCGCCGACCCGAGCCAGCTCACCGACGAGGACATGGGCCTGGCGAACGTGATCCTCACCAACGGCGCGCGCCTCTACGTCGACCACGCCCACCCCGAGTACTCCACGCCCGAGGTGACCACCCCGCTCGACGTGGTCCGCTGGGACAAGGCGGGGGAGCAGGTCATGCTCGATGCCGCGCGCCGCGCGGGCCAGCTCCCTGGTGGGCCCCAGATCGTGCTCTACAAGAACAACACCGACAACAAGGGTGCGTCGTACGGCGCGCACGAGAACTACCTGATGCGGCGCTCGACGCCGTTCGGCGACATCGTGCGTCACCTCACGCCCTTCTTCGTGAGCCGGCAGGTGATCTGTGGCGCCGGCCGGGTCGGGATCGGCCAGGACGGGCGCGAGCACGGGTTCCAGATCAGCCAGCGCGCCGACTTCTTCGAGGTCGAGGTGGGGCTGGAGACGACGCTCAAGCGGCCGATCATCAACACCCGCGACGAGCCGCACGCCGACCCCGAGAAGTACCGCCGGCTGCACGTCATCCTCGGGGACGCCAACCTTGCCGAGGTCTCGACGTACCTCAAGGTCGGCACCACCGCGCTCGTGCTCGCCATGATCGAGGACCGGTTCATCGGCACCGACCTGACCGTCGAGGGTGCGGTCAGCGGGCTGCGCGCGATCTCGCACGACCCGACGCTGCGGACCACGGTCACCCTCACCGACGGCCGCCGGCTCACCGGGATCCAGCTCCAGCTCGAGTACCTCGACCTGGCCCGCAAGTTCGTCGAGGACCGGTACGGCGCGGACGCGGACGCCCAGACCCGCGACGTACTGGCCCGGTGGGAGTCGGTCCTGGAGCGGCTCGAGCGCGACCCGATGTCGTGCGCCCGGGAGCTCGACTGGGTGGCCAAGCTCAAGCTCCTCGAGCAGTACCGCCAGCGCGACGGCCTCGCGTGGGACGACGCCAAGCTGCAGCTGATCGACCTTCAGTACGCCGACATCCGGCCCGAGAAGGGGCTCTACCACCGGCTGGTGGCCGGCGGCCGGATCGACCGGCTGCTCGAGGACGCCGCCGTCGACGCCGCCATGCACGACCCGCCCGAGGACACCCGGGCGTACTTCCGGGGCCGGTGCCTGGAGAAGTACTCCGAGCACGTCGCGGCCGCCTCCTGGGACTCGGTGATCTTCGACCTGCCCGGCCGGGAGTCGCTGCAGCGGGTCCCGACCATCGATCCGCTGCGCGGCAGCAAGGCCCACGTGGGCGACCTGCTCGACCGCAGTGAGACGGCCGAGGAGTTGTTCACCGCTCTCACCCGCTGA
- a CDS encoding ubiquitin-like protein Pup encodes MAQEQKQPRKSSEADEAVEAVAETDVSERKEALDSDVDDILDEIDDVLETNAEDFVKSFIQKGGE; translated from the coding sequence ATGGCACAGGAGCAGAAGCAACCGCGGAAGTCGTCGGAGGCCGACGAGGCCGTCGAGGCCGTCGCCGAGACGGACGTCAGCGAGCGCAAGGAGGCGCTCGACAGCGACGTGGACGACATCCTCGACGAGATCGACGACGTGCTCGAGACCAACGCCGAGGACTTCGTGAAGTCCTTCATCCAGAAGGGCGGGGAGTAA
- the pafA gene encoding Pup--protein ligase: protein MDRRIFGIENEYGVTCTFKGQRRLSPDEVARYLFRKVVSWGRSSNVFLRNGARLYLDVGSHPEYATPECDDVVELVTHDKAGERVLEGLLLDAEQRLHDEGIAGEIYLFKNNTDSAGNSYGCHENYLVSRAGEFSRLADVLIPFLVTRQIIVGAGKITQTPRGASYSVSQRAEHIWEGVSSATTRSRPIINTRDEPHADAEKYRRLHVIVGDSNMSETTTMLKVASCDLVLRMIEEGVVMRDLTMENPIRAIREISHDVTGRRKVRLANGREASALDIQQEYLTKARDFVDRRELSTPLIEQALDLWERGLKAVEADDLGLVDREIDWVIKWKLIERYRAKHGLPLGHPRIAQLDLAYHDIHRGRGLYYLLEKRGAVARVTTDLKIFEAKSVPPQTTRARLRGEFIRRAQERRRDFTVDWVHLKLNDQAQRTVLCKDPFRAHDERVQRLIDGM, encoded by the coding sequence GTGGACCGGCGGATCTTCGGGATCGAGAACGAGTACGGCGTGACGTGCACGTTCAAGGGGCAGCGCCGTCTGAGCCCAGACGAGGTGGCGCGGTACCTGTTCCGCAAGGTCGTGAGCTGGGGTCGCAGCAGCAACGTGTTCCTGCGCAACGGCGCCCGGCTCTACCTCGACGTGGGCAGCCACCCCGAGTACGCCACCCCGGAGTGCGACGACGTCGTGGAGCTGGTCACCCACGACAAGGCGGGGGAGCGGGTCTTGGAGGGCCTGCTGCTGGACGCCGAGCAGCGGCTGCACGACGAGGGCATCGCCGGCGAGATCTACCTGTTCAAGAACAACACCGACTCCGCGGGCAACTCCTACGGCTGCCACGAGAACTACCTGGTCAGCCGGGCCGGCGAGTTCTCCCGGCTCGCCGACGTGTTGATCCCGTTCCTGGTCACCCGCCAGATCATCGTCGGGGCGGGCAAGATCACCCAGACCCCGCGGGGCGCCAGTTACAGCGTCTCCCAGCGTGCCGAGCACATCTGGGAGGGCGTCTCGAGCGCCACCACGCGCAGCCGACCGATCATCAACACCCGCGACGAGCCACACGCCGACGCCGAGAAGTACCGCCGCCTGCACGTCATCGTCGGCGACTCCAACATGAGCGAGACGACGACGATGCTCAAGGTCGCCAGCTGTGACCTGGTGCTGCGGATGATCGAGGAGGGCGTGGTGATGCGCGACCTCACGATGGAGAACCCGATCCGCGCGATCCGGGAGATCTCCCACGACGTCACCGGTCGCCGGAAGGTGCGGCTCGCCAACGGCCGCGAGGCCAGCGCCCTCGACATCCAGCAGGAGTACCTCACCAAGGCGCGCGACTTCGTGGACCGCCGCGAGCTCAGCACGCCGCTGATCGAGCAGGCACTGGACCTCTGGGAGCGTGGGCTGAAGGCGGTCGAGGCCGACGACCTCGGCCTGGTCGACCGCGAGATCGACTGGGTGATCAAGTGGAAGCTGATCGAGCGCTACCGGGCCAAGCACGGCCTGCCGCTGGGCCATCCCCGGATCGCCCAGCTCGACCTGGCCTACCACGACATCCACCGCGGTCGCGGGCTCTACTACCTGCTCGAGAAGCGGGGCGCGGTCGCCCGGGTGACCACCGACCTGAAGATCTTCGAGGCCAAGTCGGTGCCGCCGCAGACCACCCGGGCCCGGTTGCGCGGCGAGTTCATCCGGCGCGCCCAGGAGCGCCGACGCGACTTCACCGTCGACTGGGTCCACCTCAAGCTCAACGACCAGGCCCAGCGCACCGTGCTCTGCAAGGACCCGTTCCGTGCCCACGACGAGCGGGTGCAGCGCCTCATCGACGGCATGTGA
- the prcB gene encoding proteasome subunit beta, with translation MSDPRLPAAFLQPGSSSFSDFLAVQAPDLLPGRRAVPQGHAGDLAPHGTTIVAATFPGGVVMAGDRRATMGNIIAQRDIEKVFPADEFSAVGIAGSAGLAVEMVRLFQTELEHYEKIEGSTLSMDGKANRLAALIRSNLGMAMQGLAVVPLFAGFDLASNQGRIFSYDVTGGRYEETAFHSVGSGSLFARGSLKKLYRDDLTAEQTVQAVVEALYDAADDDSATGGPDVTRRIFPVVQVMTADGGRRMPDADVATIADRVIAGRMTSPDGPTAPLTARPLEGA, from the coding sequence ATGAGCGACCCCCGCCTGCCGGCTGCGTTCCTGCAGCCGGGCTCCTCGTCGTTCAGCGACTTCCTCGCCGTCCAGGCCCCCGACCTGCTGCCCGGTCGCCGCGCGGTGCCGCAGGGCCACGCCGGCGACCTCGCGCCGCACGGCACCACGATCGTGGCCGCCACCTTCCCCGGCGGGGTCGTGATGGCCGGGGACCGGCGCGCCACGATGGGCAACATCATCGCCCAGCGTGACATCGAGAAGGTCTTCCCGGCCGACGAGTTCTCCGCGGTCGGTATCGCCGGCTCCGCGGGTCTCGCCGTGGAGATGGTGCGCCTGTTCCAGACCGAGCTCGAGCACTACGAGAAGATCGAGGGCAGCACCCTCTCGATGGACGGCAAGGCCAACCGGCTCGCGGCCCTGATCCGCTCCAACCTCGGGATGGCGATGCAGGGCCTGGCCGTCGTACCCCTCTTCGCCGGTTTCGACCTGGCCAGCAACCAGGGCCGGATCTTCAGCTACGACGTCACCGGTGGGCGCTACGAGGAGACCGCGTTCCACTCCGTCGGGTCCGGCTCGCTGTTCGCGCGCGGCTCGCTCAAGAAGCTCTACCGTGACGACCTCACCGCCGAGCAGACCGTCCAGGCCGTGGTGGAGGCGCTGTACGACGCGGCCGACGACGACTCCGCCACGGGTGGGCCCGACGTCACCCGCCGGATCTTCCCGGTGGTCCAGGTGATGACCGCCGACGGCGGTCGCCGGATGCCGGACGCCGACGTGGCCACGATCGCCGACCGGGTGATCGCCGGCCGGATGACCAGCCCCGACGGGCCCACCGCACCGCTGACGGCCCGGCCCCTGGAAGGTGCGTGA
- the prcA gene encoding proteasome subunit alpha, producing MSMPFYVSPEQLMKDRADFARKGIARGRSVAAVQYADGILFVSENPSQALHKVSEIYDRIAFAAVGRYNEFENLRIAGVRLADMRGYAYDRRDVTGRGLANAYAQTLGTIFSSGGEKPYEVELFVAEIGDEAAGDQLYRLTYDGQVADEHGFAVMGGAADTVASYLKERYAEGASLTDAVRLAVASLGHTDTEDRVIPADDLEVAVLDRTRSQPRKFARLRPARLEELLGERGPAQHAPEEPADPEPEPPIAPPG from the coding sequence ATGAGCATGCCGTTCTACGTCTCGCCCGAGCAGTTGATGAAGGACCGCGCCGACTTCGCCCGCAAGGGCATCGCCCGGGGCCGGTCGGTCGCGGCGGTGCAGTACGCCGACGGGATCCTGTTCGTCTCCGAGAACCCCTCCCAGGCGTTGCACAAGGTCTCGGAGATCTATGACCGGATCGCGTTCGCGGCGGTGGGGCGCTACAACGAGTTCGAGAACCTCCGGATCGCCGGGGTCCGGCTCGCCGACATGCGCGGCTACGCCTACGACCGGCGCGACGTGACGGGCCGCGGGCTCGCCAACGCCTACGCGCAGACCCTCGGCACGATCTTCTCCAGCGGCGGCGAGAAGCCCTACGAGGTGGAGCTGTTCGTCGCCGAGATCGGCGACGAAGCCGCCGGCGACCAGCTCTACCGGCTGACCTACGACGGCCAGGTCGCAGACGAGCACGGCTTCGCCGTCATGGGCGGCGCCGCGGACACGGTGGCGTCGTACCTCAAGGAGCGGTACGCGGAGGGCGCGTCCCTCACGGACGCCGTGCGGCTCGCGGTCGCCTCGCTCGGCCACACCGACACCGAGGATCGCGTCATCCCCGCCGACGACCTCGAGGTCGCTGTCCTCGACCGCACCCGATCCCAACCGCGCAAGTTCGCGCGCCTACGGCCGGCCCGCCTCGAGGAGCTCCTCGGTGAGCGCGGTCCGGCCCAGCACGCGCCCGAGGAGCCCGCCGATCCGGAGCCCGAGCCCCCGATCGCCCCGCCCGGCTGA
- a CDS encoding helix-turn-helix transcriptional regulator, translating into MAVAKSERLLNLLIMLLVQRHYVSKDRIRTILYPDSSTDAFEKMFERDKEELRSLGVPIEVGNMDAYFDDEPGYRIRPDEFALPDISLTADEAAVIGLATRVWEHARLAEATTEAVRKLTALGVPLDVTALDIAQPRLSADEPSFDVFWEAIQERIPVEFEYRRPGATDTATRHLQPWGVVRYSGRWYVVGLDTDRDEERVFRLSRVQGEARRAGQPGSYDVPPGTDVRATTLRLAPQPTTERAVLLVREGSGLALRRDAESVDPGVVGPDERTAWDRVVVSRSGTGLADEILGYGPDVYVEEPAPLRETVVDRLRAVVGAAS; encoded by the coding sequence ATGGCGGTGGCGAAGAGCGAACGACTGCTCAACCTGCTCATCATGCTGCTGGTCCAGCGCCACTACGTCTCCAAGGACCGGATCCGGACGATCCTCTATCCCGACTCCAGCACCGACGCGTTCGAGAAGATGTTCGAGCGCGACAAGGAGGAGCTGCGCAGCCTGGGGGTCCCGATCGAGGTCGGCAACATGGACGCCTACTTCGACGACGAGCCCGGCTACCGGATCCGGCCCGACGAGTTCGCCCTCCCCGACATCTCGCTGACCGCCGACGAGGCCGCCGTCATCGGCCTGGCCACCCGCGTCTGGGAGCACGCCCGGCTGGCCGAGGCGACGACCGAGGCGGTCCGCAAGCTCACCGCCCTCGGCGTACCCCTCGACGTGACCGCCCTCGACATCGCCCAGCCGCGGCTGAGCGCGGACGAGCCGTCCTTCGACGTCTTCTGGGAGGCGATCCAGGAGCGGATCCCGGTCGAGTTCGAGTACCGCCGCCCCGGTGCGACCGACACCGCCACCCGGCACCTCCAGCCGTGGGGCGTCGTGCGCTACTCCGGACGGTGGTACGTCGTCGGGCTGGACACCGACCGCGACGAGGAGCGGGTCTTCCGCCTCTCCCGGGTCCAGGGCGAGGCCCGCCGGGCCGGCCAGCCCGGCTCGTACGACGTCCCGCCCGGCACCGACGTCCGCGCCACGACCCTGCGGCTCGCCCCCCAGCCGACCACCGAACGCGCCGTCCTGCTCGTGCGCGAGGGGTCCGGTCTGGCGCTGCGCCGCGACGCCGAGTCCGTGGACCCGGGCGTCGTGGGGCCGGACGAGCGCACCGCCTGGGACCGGGTCGTGGTCAGCAGGAGCGGCACCGGCCTCGCCGACGAGATCCTCGGCTACGGCCCGGACGTGTACGTGGAGGAGCCGGCACCGCTGCGCGAGACGGTCGTCGACCGGCTGCGCGCGGTCGTGGGGGCGGCGTCGTGA
- a CDS encoding helix-turn-helix transcriptional regulator, whose product MSVSSASGAKDQVARLLTLVPFLHSHDQVRLDEAAAALGVPPDQLLGDLKVLLMCGLPGGYPDDLIDVDLDALEGPEADGVIRVSNADYLSRPLRLSPTEATAIIVALRALRSGAGEETREVVDRALGKLEAAAAEGSAARRIDPGEVDLQRLDQVRLEADLQDAVARARQVRFSYFVPSRDQQSERVVDPRGIVSAHGFTYLDAWCHSARAPRLFRLDRIRDAELLDAPVSTAPEAPRDLSEGLFKRSEDTTLVTLRVDRPARWIVDYYPVEAVRPRRDGALDVDLLVADQRWLQRLLLRLAPHARVVSPADLDQAFTRRAHETLSLYG is encoded by the coding sequence GTGAGCGTCTCGTCGGCCAGCGGCGCCAAGGACCAGGTCGCGCGGCTGCTCACCCTGGTCCCGTTCCTCCACTCCCACGACCAGGTCCGTCTCGACGAGGCCGCGGCGGCGCTGGGCGTCCCGCCCGACCAGCTCCTCGGCGACCTGAAGGTGCTGCTCATGTGCGGGCTGCCGGGGGGCTACCCGGACGACCTGATCGACGTCGACCTGGACGCCCTCGAGGGCCCCGAGGCCGACGGCGTGATCCGGGTGTCGAACGCCGACTACCTCTCCCGCCCGCTGCGGCTGAGCCCCACCGAGGCGACCGCGATCATCGTCGCCCTGCGCGCACTGCGCTCCGGCGCCGGCGAGGAGACCCGCGAGGTCGTCGACCGGGCGCTCGGCAAGCTCGAGGCGGCCGCCGCGGAAGGGTCGGCGGCCCGCCGGATCGACCCCGGCGAGGTCGACCTCCAGCGCCTGGACCAGGTCCGGCTGGAGGCGGACCTGCAGGACGCGGTCGCCCGGGCGCGCCAGGTCCGGTTCAGCTACTTCGTCCCCTCCCGCGACCAGCAGTCCGAGCGCGTCGTCGACCCGCGGGGCATCGTCTCGGCGCACGGGTTCACCTACCTGGACGCCTGGTGCCACAGCGCCCGGGCACCGCGGCTGTTCCGCCTCGACCGGATCCGCGACGCCGAGCTGCTCGACGCGCCCGTGAGCACCGCCCCGGAGGCGCCCCGTGACCTCTCCGAGGGCCTGTTCAAGAGGTCCGAGGACACCACCCTGGTCACCCTCCGCGTGGACCGCCCGGCCCGCTGGATCGTGGACTACTACCCGGTGGAGGCGGTGCGGCCGCGCCGCGACGGAGCGCTCGACGTGGACCTGCTCGTCGCCGACCAGCGCTGGCTCCAGCGACTGCTGCTCCGGCTGGCCCCCCATGCCCGGGTCGTCAGTCCCGCGGACCTCGACCAAGCGTTCACCCGCCGGGCACACGAGACGCTCAGCCTTTACGGCTGA
- a CDS encoding FKBP-type peptidyl-prolyl cis-trans isomerase, producing the protein MSRRPRRFSAVLLPVVLATALATTLVACGSDSSDGGSSSSSDSLHGITVTGEIGSAPEVKWDGKLDVDKTETTVLTEGDGDEVKDGDKVQVNLWIGNGFTQEEAYSSYADGGQEETVTASDQLAPVFKDAVLGQKLGSRVAVTATGSDAFGESGNTSIGIAPTDTVLIIVDLMKMYEPPTPKDVPSAQLPGIVEKKGEPVALDFKGVAKPEADGDLLRSVVKEGDGKTVTTDMTVTADYLGMVYDAKVPFDESYSKDPVPFALSQVVQGWTYGLEGLKVGSRVLLQIPPSLGYGASEQSGIPANSTLYFVVDIIDAK; encoded by the coding sequence GTGTCCCGACGTCCCCGCCGCTTCTCGGCCGTCCTGCTGCCGGTGGTCCTGGCCACCGCACTGGCCACCACCCTGGTCGCTTGCGGCTCCGATTCCTCCGACGGCGGCTCCTCGTCGTCGTCCGACAGCCTTCACGGCATCACCGTGACCGGCGAGATCGGGAGCGCACCGGAGGTGAAGTGGGACGGCAAGCTCGACGTCGACAAGACCGAGACCACGGTGCTCACCGAGGGTGACGGGGACGAGGTCAAGGACGGCGACAAGGTCCAGGTCAACCTGTGGATCGGCAACGGCTTCACCCAGGAGGAGGCCTACAGCAGCTACGCCGACGGCGGCCAGGAGGAGACCGTGACCGCCAGCGACCAGCTGGCGCCGGTGTTCAAGGACGCCGTGCTCGGCCAGAAGCTCGGCTCGCGCGTCGCCGTCACCGCGACCGGGTCGGACGCGTTCGGCGAGTCCGGCAACACCTCGATCGGCATCGCCCCCACCGACACGGTGCTGATCATCGTGGACCTGATGAAGATGTACGAGCCGCCGACGCCGAAGGACGTGCCCTCGGCCCAGCTGCCCGGGATCGTCGAGAAGAAGGGCGAGCCGGTCGCGCTCGACTTCAAGGGCGTCGCGAAGCCGGAGGCCGACGGCGACCTGCTGCGCAGCGTCGTCAAGGAGGGCGACGGCAAGACGGTCACCACGGACATGACCGTGACCGCCGACTACCTCGGCATGGTGTACGACGCCAAGGTGCCCTTCGACGAGAGCTACTCCAAGGACCCGGTGCCGTTCGCACTGTCCCAGGTCGTGCAGGGCTGGACCTACGGGCTCGAGGGTCTCAAGGTCGGCAGCCGGGTGCTGCTCCAGATCCCGCCGTCCCTGGGTTACGGCGCGTCCGAGCAGAGCGGCATCCCGGCGAACAGCACGCTGTACTTCGTGGTCGACATCATCGACGCCAAGTAG